In a single window of the Zea mays cultivar B73 chromosome 5, Zm-B73-REFERENCE-NAM-5.0, whole genome shotgun sequence genome:
- the LOC100857064 gene encoding probable WRKY transcription factor 51, producing MQAYMEGGQLLGACCLPGFLVPDHYAAFPLPLPLQLPSQPNDNRLFQMPFDQEEAENHGGMLYSDQCGLYPLPAFGSCSAAAGATAKPTAGFMPSTIGAETKVCTSLTTKGCNESNSTWWKGSAATIAERGKMKVRRKMREPRFCFQTRSDVDVLDDGYKWRKYGQKVVKNSLHPRSYFRCTHSNCRVKKRVERLSTDCRMVMTTYEGRHTHSPCSDDASSGDHTDCFSSF from the exons ATGCAGGCATATATGGAGGGAGGCCAGTTGTTGGGGGCTTGCTGCCTTCCTGGCTTCCTTGTGCCGGATCACTACGCCGCCTTCCCTCTTCCTCTCCCGCTACAACTTCCTAGCCAGCCAAACGATAATAGGCTTTTCCAGATGCCGTTTGACCAGGAAGAAGCCGAGAACCATGGCGGGATGCTCTACTCCGACCAATGTGGACTATACCCGCTGCCGGCCTTCGGCAGCTGCTCTGCTGCCGCCGGCGCAACAGCGAAGCCTACTGCTGGTTTCATGCCCAGTACTATTGGCGCTGAGACGAAG GTCTGCACCTCGCTGACTACTAAAGGTTGCAACGAGAGTAATAGCACATG GTGGAAGGGGTCAGCAGCTACGATAGCGGAGAGAGGGAAGATGAAGGTGAGGAGGAAGATGAGGGAACCGAGGTTTTGCTTCCAGACCAGAAGCGATGTGGATGTACTGGATGATGGCTACAAGTGGAGGAAGTACGGGCAGAAGGTTGTCAAGAACAGCCTCCATCCAAG GAGCTATTTCCGGTGCACCCACAGCAACTGCCGCGTGAAGAAACGGGTGGAGCGGCTGTCGACGGACTGCCGCATGGTGATGACCACGTACGAGGGCCGCCACACGCACTCTCCCTGCAGCGACGACGCTTCCTCCGGCGACCACACCGATTGCTTcagctccttttga